One segment of Neoarius graeffei isolate fNeoGra1 chromosome 20, fNeoGra1.pri, whole genome shotgun sequence DNA contains the following:
- the tnnt1 gene encoding troponin T, slow skeletal muscle isoform X3 translates to MENQDIHRKRMEKDLLELQTLIEAHFEQRKKEEEELIGLKERIERRRSERAEQQRVRAEKERDRQTRLAEERQRKEDEEAKKRADDEAKKKKVLSNMGANFGGFLAKAEQRRGKRLTGREIKRKTLSERRSALGIDNLREDGLRQRAQEMWEWIYQLESEKFDYMDRMKRQKYEIVVLLNRISHAQKFKKVHGKGKVGGRWK, encoded by the exons GACATTCACAGGAAGCGGATGGAGAAAGACCTGTTGGAGTTACAGACTCTGATTGAGGCTCACTTTGAGCagaggaagaaggaggaggaagagCTGATCGGACTGAAGGAGCGAATT GAGAGACGGCGCTCTGAGAGAGCCGAGCAGCAGCGCGTGCGAGCCGAGAAAGAACGAGACCGACAAACTCGCCTCGCT GAGGAGCGTCAGAGGAAGGAGGATGAGGAGGCAAAGAAGAGAGCAGATGATGAGGCTAAGAAGAAGAAAGTTTTGTCCAACATGGGAGCAAATTTTGGCGGCTTCCTCGCTAAG GCGGAGCAGAGACGAGGGAAGCGTTTGACTGGGAGGGAAATCAAGCGGAAAACTTTATCAGAAAGACGATCAGCTCTCGGCATTGACAATCTGAGAGAGGATGGACTGCG GCAGCGAGCTCAGGAGATGTGGGAGTGGATTTATCAGTTGGAGTCGGAGAAGTTTGATTATATGGATCGGATGAAGAGGCAGAAGTACGAG ATTGTGGTGCTTCTGAACAGGATTTCACATGCCCAGAAGTT caaaaAGGTCCATGGAAAGGGAAAAGTTGGAGGTCGTTGGAAATAA
- the tnnt1 gene encoding troponin T, slow skeletal muscle isoform X1, which translates to MITTIIVFKSTIIVIITIIIIVIIIFVFIIIVFITFIIIVFIIFTTIIPIIVFIFITIITITNIIVFIITITIIIVFIIIVIITIIIVFTTITIVIITIIIVFITTIIVFIIIVVIVIIAIITIIFIIITIIIVFIAIITTIIVFIFTINIIIIFITTIIIVFIIIFIIITFITIIIITIITTIIIVFIITFITIIIIIIITIITTIIIVFIITFITIITTTIIIVVFITTTIIVITIITTTIIVITIITTTIISECNMKVSHRRSVRGRRMRRQRREQMMRLRRRKFCPTWEQILAASSLRRSRDEGSV; encoded by the exons atgatCACCACCATCATTGTCTTCAAATccaccatcatcgtcatcatcaccatcatcataatTGTCATCATCATCTTCGTCTTCATCATCATCGTCTTcatcaccttcatcatcatcGTCTTCATCATcttcaccaccatcatccctATCATCGTCTTCatcttcatcaccatcatcaccatcactaaTATCATCGTCTTCATTattaccatcaccatcatcattgtcttcatcatcatcgtcatcatcaccatcatcatcgtcttcaccaccatcaccatcgtcatcatcaccatcatcatcgtcttcatcaccaccatcattgtcttcatcatcatcgtcgtcatcgtcatcatcgccatcatcaccatcatcttcaTCATTATAACCATCATCATTGTCTTCATCGCCATCATCACCACTATCATCGTCTTCATTTTtaccatcaacatcatcatcatcttcatcaccaccatcatcatcgtcttcatcatcatcttcatcatcatcaccttcattaccatcatcatcatcaccatcattaccaccatcatcatcgtcttcatcatcaccttcattaccatcatcatcatcatcatcatcaccatcattaccaccatcatcatcgtcttcatcatcaccttcattaccatcatcaccaccaccatcatcatcgtcgttttcatcaccaccaccatcatcgtcatcaccatcatcaccaccaccatcatcgtcatcaccatcatcaccaccaccatcatctctGAGTGTAACATGAAAGTGTCCCACAGGAGGAGCGTCAGAGGAAGGAGGATGAGGAGGCAAAGAAGAGAGCAGATGATGAGGCTAAGAAGAAGAAAGTTTTGTCCAACATGGGAGCAAATTTTGGCGGCTTCCTCGCTAAG GCGGAGCAGAGACGAGGGAAGCGTTTGA
- the tnnt1 gene encoding troponin T, slow skeletal muscle isoform X4 produces the protein MEKDLLELQTLIEAHFEQRKKEEEELIGLKERIERRRSERAEQQRVRAEKERDRQTRLAEERQRKEDEEAKKRADDEAKKKKVLSNMGANFGGFLAKAEQRRGKRLTGREIKRKTLSERRSALGIDNLREDGLRQRAQEMWEWIYQLESEKFDYMDRMKRQKYEIVVLLNRISHAQKFKKVHGKGKVGGRWK, from the exons ATGGAGAAAGACCTGTTGGAGTTACAGACTCTGATTGAGGCTCACTTTGAGCagaggaagaaggaggaggaagagCTGATCGGACTGAAGGAGCGAATT GAGAGACGGCGCTCTGAGAGAGCCGAGCAGCAGCGCGTGCGAGCCGAGAAAGAACGAGACCGACAAACTCGCCTCGCT GAGGAGCGTCAGAGGAAGGAGGATGAGGAGGCAAAGAAGAGAGCAGATGATGAGGCTAAGAAGAAGAAAGTTTTGTCCAACATGGGAGCAAATTTTGGCGGCTTCCTCGCTAAG GCGGAGCAGAGACGAGGGAAGCGTTTGACTGGGAGGGAAATCAAGCGGAAAACTTTATCAGAAAGACGATCAGCTCTCGGCATTGACAATCTGAGAGAGGATGGACTGCG GCAGCGAGCTCAGGAGATGTGGGAGTGGATTTATCAGTTGGAGTCGGAGAAGTTTGATTATATGGATCGGATGAAGAGGCAGAAGTACGAG ATTGTGGTGCTTCTGAACAGGATTTCACATGCCCAGAAGTT caaaaAGGTCCATGGAAAGGGAAAAGTTGGAGGTCGTTGGAAATAA